A genomic window from Archocentrus centrarchus isolate MPI-CPG fArcCen1 chromosome 2, fArcCen1, whole genome shotgun sequence includes:
- the LOC115794316 gene encoding cyclic nucleotide-gated channel cone photoreceptor subunit alpha-like, with product MMMMMHFGRSSVGPAESSLSSHRAEGTMGNSDDGRALAAKNTNNCNNNDGKKDDKKDDKKDDKKDDKKDDKKDDKKDDKKDDKKDDKKDDKKDDKKDDKKDDKKDDKKDDKKEEPKEVWIMDPATDLYYYWLFTISVPVFYNLIFLVARACFNELQYQNSTVWTVLDYMSDALYYFDTFVRARTGFLEQGLLVKDAKVLKEKYMKTTQFKLDIMSLIPTDIAFLFIGINNPEWRFNRLFRLSRLFEFFDRTETRTNFPNIFRIANLVLYIIIIIHWNGCLYFAVSKVLGFGSDTWVYPGPKKPGFSQLSRQYIYSFYWSTLTLTTIGETPPPVRDVEYFFVVADFLTGVLIFATIVGNVGAMISNMNAARVEFQAKIDSIKQYMHFRKVTKDLEARVVKWFDYLWTEEKTCDEKQVLKNLPDKLKAEIAINVHLETLSKVRIFQDCEAGLLVELVLKLQPQVFSPGDYICKKGDIGREMYIIKEGKLAVVADDGVTQFVVLSDGAYFGEISILGIKGSKAGNRRTANIRSVGYSDLFALSKDDLMEALTEYPDAKNALEEKGRAILMKDNLIDETLLAATDSKDLENKVDQVEASLEIMTVKFRKLTNQYESSQRKIKQRLSNLSNQVRSLREDE from the exons AAAGAAAGATGACAAGAAAGACGACAAGAAAGACGATAAAAAGGACGACAAAAAGGACGACAAGAAAGACGACAAGAAAGATGACAAGAAAGACGATAAAAAGGACGACAAAAAGGACGACAAGAAAGACGACAAAAAGGACGACAAGAAAGACGACAAAAAGGACGACAAGAAAGACGACAAAAAGGAAGAACC GAAGGAAGTGTGGATCATGGACCCTGCCACAGATCTGTACTACTACTGGTTGTTCACAATATCTGTCCCAGTGTTCTACAACCTGATATTCTTGGTGGCCAG GGCTTGTTTTAATGAACTACAGTATCAAAATTCAACAGTCTGGACTGTTTTGGACTACATGTCAGATGCCCTCTACTACTTTGACACCTTTGTGAGAGCCAGGACAG GTTTTCTGGAGCAAGGCCTTCTTGTTAAGGATGCAAAGGTCCTGAAAGAAAAGTATATGAAGACAACCCAGTTCAAACTGGACATCATGTCACTGATTCCTACTGACATTGCCTTCTTGTTTATTGGAATCAACAACCCAGAGTGGAGGTTCAATCGTCTGTTTAGGTTAAGCCGTCTCTTTGAGTTCTTTGACCGGACTGAAACACGAACCAACTTTCCAAACATCTTCCGAATTGCTAATCTTGTACTttatatcatcatcattattcacTGGAATGGTTGCCTGTACTTTGCTGTCTCCAAGGTACTTGGTTTTGGCTCAGACACCTGGGTCTATCCAGGCCCAAAGAAACCTGGGTTTTCTCAACTGTCCAGACAGTACATCTACAGCTTTTACTGGTCCACTCTTACCTTGACCACTATTGGTGAGACGCCACCCCCAGTCCGAGATGTTGAGTACTTTTTTGTTGTAGCTGACTTTCTCACTGGGGTTTTGATCTTTGCTACAATTGTAGGAAATGTTGGTGCCATGATCTCCAACATGAATGCTGCACGTGTAGAGTTCCAGGCCAAGATCGATTCTATCAAGCAGTACATGCATTTTCGAAAGGTCACCAAAGACCTGGAGGCAAGGGTGGTGAAGTGGTTTGACTACCTGTGGACAGAGGAGAAAACCTGTGATGAGAAGCAGGTGCTAAAAAATCTGCCAGACAAGCTAAAGGCAGAGATAGCCATTAACGTACATCTAGAAACCTTAAGCAAAGTGCGCATCTTTCAAGACTGTGAAGCTGGTTTGCTTGTTGAGTTGGTCCTGAAGCTTCAACCTCAGGTTTTCAGTCCTGGAGATTACATCTGTAAGAAAGGGGACATTGGTAGGGAAATGTATATAATCAAAGAAGGAAAGCTGGCTGTAGTAGCAGATGATGGAGTTACCCAATTTGTGGTCCTCAGTGATGGGGCTTATTTTGGAGAAATCAGCATACTCGGGATCAAGGGTAGTAAGGCAGGTAACCGAAGGACAGCCAACATTCGAAGTGTGGGCTACTCTGACCTCTTTGCCCTGTCCAAAGATGATCTGATGGAGGCACTAACAGAGTATCCTGATGCTAAGAATGCTCTGGAGGAGAAGGGAAGGGCCATCCTGATGAAAGATAATCTCATAGATGAGACACTTCTTGCTGCTACTGATTCTAAAGACTTAGAGAACAAAGTTGACCAGGTTGAAGCCAGTTTGGAAATCATGACAGTGAAATTTCGAAAGCTGACAAATCAATATGAATCCTCTCAGCGTAAAATCAAGCAGCGGCTGAGTAATTTATCAAACCAGGTCAGAAGCCTCAGAGAAGATGAGTAG
- the LOC115791950 gene encoding ubiquitin-protein ligase E3A, giving the protein MNSDEKEDCECAPPQAETSSAGGPDREQEEPEVENPEASRMKRAAAKHLIERYYHQLTEGCGNESCSNSWCASSVGFSRMDNNEAAVKALELYKVNAKLCDPHPSKKGTASTYLESSTHSNSACSNKKMNHKDVHSVRDNFKDVNYLTEEKVYEILDICGEKEDYSPLIRVIGRVFSSAEGLVQSFRRSKPHTKEELKSLQGKDEDKDEDEKEAAACSTAAMEEDSPTSSSSSRLGECSSGENDVQKLAPDEVSVDIEAVRRVYERLLSNDKIEAAFLNALVYLSPNVECDLTYHNVYSRDPNYLNLFVIVMENSNLHSPEYLEIALPQFCKAMSKLPLAAQAKLAHLWSRYSAEQIRRMVETFQQLITYKVISNEFNSRNLVNDDDAVVAATKCLKIVYYANVLGGDLDMEHNEEEDEEPIPESSDLTLQELLGEERRNKKGPRVDPLETELGIRTSDCRRPLIPFEEFVNEPLNEVLEMDKDYTFFKVETENKFSFMTCPFILNAVTKNLGLYYDNRIRMYSERRITVLYSLVQGQQLNPYLRLKVRRDHIIDDALVRLEMIAMENPADLKKQLYVEFEGEQGVDEGGVSKEFFQLVVEEIFNPDIGMFTYDEHTKLFWFNPSSFENEGQYTLIGIVLGLAIYNNCILDVHFPMVVYRKLMGKKGTFRDLADANPVLYQSLKELLEYEGSVEEDMMITFQISHTDLFGNALMYDLRENGDKIPVTNENRKEFVAQYSEYILNKSVEKQFKAFRRGFHMVTNESPLKYLFRPEEIELLICGSRNLDFLALEETTEYDGGYNRDSRIIKEFWETLHSFGEEQKRLFLQFTTGTDRAPVGGLGKLKMIIAKNGPDTDRLPTSHTCFNVLLLPEYSTKEKLRERLLKAITYAKGFGML; this is encoded by the exons ATGAATTCCGACGAGAAGGAGGACTGTGAGTGTGCGCCACCACAGGCCGAGACGAGCTCCGCTGGAGGGCCCGATAG AGAACAAGAGGAGCCTGAAGTAGAAAACCCAGAAGCAAGCCGAAT GAAGCGAGCAGCTGCCAAGCATCTAATAGAGCGCTATTACCACCAGTTAACGGAGGGCTGTGGGAATGAGTCTTGCTCCAACTCATGGTGTGCCTCATCGGTTGGCTTCAGCCGCATGGATAACAATGAAGCAGCGGTCAAAGCTCTGGAGCTCTACAAAGTCAATGCCAAGCTGTGTGACCCACACCCTTCAAAGAAAGGCACCGCTTCCACCTATCTGGAGAGCAGCACTCACAGCAACTCAGCATGCAGCAACAAGAAGATGAACCACAAAGATGTCCACTCTGTACGAGACAATTTTAAAG ATGTAAATTACCTGACAGAGGAGAAAGTGTATGAGATCTTGGACATCTGTGGTGAAAAGGAGGATTACTCCCCTCTCATCCGGGTAATAGGACGGGTTTTCTCCAGTGCCGAGGGACTGGTGCAGAGCTTTCGGAGGTCCAAACCACATACCAAGGAGGAGCTCAAGTCCCTTCAAGGCAAAGATGAGGACAAGGATGAAGATGAGAAGGAGGCAGCTGCATGTTCAACTGCAGCTATGGAGGAGGACTCGCCcacctcctcatcatcatcaaggcTAGGCGAGTGCTCGTCAGGGGAAAACGATGTCCAGAAGCTGGCCCCCGATGAGGTCTCAGTCGATATCGAAGCCGTGCGGAGGGTCTACGAGCGCCTCCTGTCCAACGATAAAATAGAAGCCGCTTTCTTGAATGCGCTGGTCTACCTCTCGCCTAATGTGGAGTGTGACCTGACATACCATAATGTGTATTCACGAGACCCAAACTACCTGAACCTTTTTGTAATAGTGATGGAAAACAGCAACCTCCACAgcccagagtacctggagatcGCCCTCCCACAGTTCTGTAAGGCCATGAGCAAACTCCCGCTGGCAGCTCAGGCCAAGCTGGCACATCTGTGGTCGCGCTACAGTGCCGAGCAGATCCGGCGCATGGTGGAGACCTTCCAGCAGCTCATTACCTACAAGGTGATCAGTAACGAGTTCAACAGCCGCAACCTGGTCAACGATGATGATGCGGTGGTGGCGGCCACCAAGTGCTTGAAGATCGTCTACTATGCAAATGTGCTGGGCGGCGACCTTGACATGGAGCACAATGAGGAAGAAGACGAGGAGCCCATTCCAGAGTCCAGCGACCTCACCCTGCAGGAGCTCCTGGGTGAGGAACGGAGGAACAAAAAGGGCCCTCGAGTGGATCCGCTGGAGACGGAGTTGGGAATCCGCACCAGTGATTGCCGGAGACCACTCATTCCCTTTGAGGAGTTTGTTAACGAGCCTCTGAACGAGGTGCTGGAGATGGACAAGGACtatactttctttaaagttgAAACTGAAAACAAGTTCTCCTTCATGACCTGCCCCTTCATCCTGAACGCCGTCACCAAGAACCTGGGTCTGTACTACGACAACCGCATTCGCATGTACAGCGAGCGGCGAATCACTGTGCTGTACAGCTTGGTGCAGGGTCAGCAGCTCAACCCTTACCTGAGGCTCAAAGTGCGCAGAGACCACATCATTGATGATGCTCTGGTCAGG CTGGAAATGATAGCAATGGAAAATCCTGCAGACTTGAAGAAGCAGCTGTACGTGGAGTTTGAAGGAGAGCAAGGTGTAGATGAAGGAGGCGTTTCCAAAGAGTTCTTTCAGCTGGTGGTGGAGGAGATTTTCAACCCAGATATTG GCATGTTCACGTACGACGAGCACACCAAACTGTTTTGGTTCAACCCGTCGTCGTTTGAAAACGAGGGCCAGTACACGCTGATCGGCATTGTTCTTGGTCTGGCCATCTATAACAACTGCATCCTGGATGTCCACTTCCCTATGGTGGTCTACAGGAAATTGATGGGCAAGAAAGGAACTTTCAGGGACTTGGCTGATGCCAACCCG GTTTTATACCAGAGTCTGAAGGAGCTCCTGGAGTACGAGGGCAGCGTGGAGGAGGACATGATGATCACTTTCCAGATTTCTCATACAGACCTGTTTGGGAATGCACTTATGTACGATTTAAGGGAAAATGGGGACAAGATTCCCGTCACGAATGAAAACAGAAAG GAGTTTGTTGCGCAGTACTCAGAGTACATCCTGAACAAAAGTGTGGAGAAACAGTTCAAAGCATTCAGGAGAGGCTTCCACATGGTCACCAACGAGTCGCCGCTGAAGTACCTGTTCAGACCGGAGGAGATCGAGCTCCTGATCTGTGGGAGCAGG AACCTGGACTTCCTAGCACTTGAAGAAACAACGGAATACGACGGCGGCTATAACAGAGATTCCCGAATAATCAA GGAGTTCTGGGAGACTTTGCACTCGTTCGGTGAGGAGCAGAAACGCCTCTTCCTGCAGTTCACCACCGGCACTGACAGAGCACCCGTGGGTGGGCTGGGCAAGCTGAAGATGATCATTGCCAAGAATGGCCCTGACACAGACCG GTTACCGACGTCTCACACTTGCtttaatgtgctgctgctgccggaGTACAGCACCAAGGAGAAGCTGAGGGAGAGACTGCTGAAAGCCATCACGTATGCCAAAGGGTTTGGCATGCTCTGA